A region of Periophthalmus magnuspinnatus isolate fPerMag1 chromosome 13, fPerMag1.2.pri, whole genome shotgun sequence DNA encodes the following proteins:
- the il10ra gene encoding interleukin-10 receptor subunit alpha, whose translation MDYSNKTPILVFFIVVFASCVPGQRLPAPENLQVNILDGEVLVHWDKPADAPSDVQYNVQFGRYAGEWMGVNKCTKITESFCDLTHRIEDHMGIYKVRVQLVAGGAHSEWRLIKKILPNSSELQPPSFTMWATSSILTVRIHEKPILRKLFLFGIIYTIYLVEKEQNKTTVAYLKDDIWDHQKTKNFNSLHWGKEYCVTIKVEGNGGVVSSLSPEQCVVLPEQEWIITAVVAFTIMVALCIAAFITAFILCYVKRPAKTPVVLKSPARGLRPLSIGEVTMEIVTDKGWFLSSAGTEVKHAFKNLPTTYIEDQKSGEEDRRPSTDSGVSIKSTSDNTRQEDSGCGSIGAQDVLCNYPIQDEGSDTLSKSDDSGVGLNCHSDASSLNLEDQESGCLNKSGEYHKQHLLTVNIHDCDDEDIKEMLPQPQLISVVSGYRKNASICTCSGANLCIWCCNQDNYRGQYKGLHKNNNMEVESYGYYSQKVQMDIMDRTKTNMTLVQMEETFPMLTSLSSFPLMEKERDFNMNDLPISLCDVEFNHH comes from the exons ATGGATTACAGCAACAAGACGCCCATCCTGGTCTTTTTCATAGTGGTCTTTGCGAGCTGTGTTCCAG GTCAAAGGTTACCTGCACCAGAGAACTTGCAAGTGAATATTTTGGATGGAGAGGTGCTTGTACACTGGGATAAACCAGCTGATGCCCCTTCAGATGTGCAGTACAATGTACAGTTTGGAAG GTACGCAGGAGAGTGGATGGGGGTGAACAAGTGTACTAAAATAACTGAAAGCTTCTGTGACCTAACCCACCGAATAGAAGATCACATGGGAATCTACAAAGTTCGAGTTCAGTTGGTGGCAGGCGGCGCCCATTCTGAGTGGagactgataaaaaaaattctCCCTAATTCAA gtgAGCTGCAGCCCCCCTCTTTCACTATGTGGGCTACTTCAAGCATTCTTACCGTCCGTATTCATGAAAAGCCTATTTTAAGAAAACTTTTTCTGTTTGGAATAATCTATACAATCTATCTTGTAGAGAAGGAGCAAAATAAG ACTACAGTTGCATATCTCAAAGACGATATCTGGGACCACCAGAAGACTAAAAATTTCAACTCTTTACACTGGGGCAAAGAATACTGCGTTACTATCAAAGTAGAGGGAAATGGAGGAGTAGTAAGCAGCCTGTCACCTGAACAATGTGTTGTATTACCAGAGCAAG AATGGATCATAACTGCAGTTGTAGCATTTACTATTATGGTTGCTCTATGCATAGCTGCCTTTATCACCGCCTTTATTCTGTGTTATGTGAAGCGACCAGCGAAGACACCTGTTGTACTT AAATCCCCTGCTCGTGGGTTGCGTCCGCTATCTATTGGAGAGGTCACTATGGAAATTGTTACAGACAAGGGGTGGTTCCTGTCCAGTGCAGGAACAGAAGTGAAACATGCTTTCAAAAATCTGCCTACAACTTACATTGAAGATCAGAAAAGTGGCGAAGAGGACAGGAGGCCTAGCACAGACAGCGGAGTCAGCATCAAGTCCACCTCTGACAACACCAGACAAGAAGACAGTGGGTGTGGCAGCATAGGAGCACAAGACGTCCTTTGCAATTACCCTATTCAAGATGAAGGAAGTGATACTCTCAGTAAGTCAGATGACAGTGGAGTGGGACTGAACTGCCACTCAGATGCCTCTTCACTAAATCTAGAAGATCAAGAGAGTGGATGTTTGAACAAGTCTGGGGAATATCACAAACAGCACCTGTTAACTGTAAACATTCATGACTGTGACGATGAAGACATTAAAGAGATGCTTCCACAGCCACAACTAATCAGTGTGGTGTCAGGCTACAGGAAAAACGCCTCAATTTGCACCTGTTCAGGGGCTAATCTGTGTATTTGGTGTTGTAATCAAGACAATTACAGAGGACAATATAAAGgattacataaaaataacaacatggAGGTGGAGTCTTACGGATATTATTCTCAAAAAGTTCAAATGGACATAATggacagaacaaaaacaaatatgactttAGTACAAATGGAGGAAACTTTTCCCATGTTGACCTCTCTATCATCATTCCCTCTGATGGAAAAGGAGCGGGACTTTAACATGAATGACTTGCCAATCTCTCTGTGTGATGTAGAGTTTAACCACCACTGA